In one Sphingomonas hankookensis genomic region, the following are encoded:
- a CDS encoding DUF6127 family protein, giving the protein MSGRQDMGDTGLLAQLMGQAADDGADLQTLRAIAEEAGELGATRAMARIGLSDAAAAGDVQELRELLKAWRDAKRSALRAAVAWVMRMAFALLLVGIAVKTGWPEWAR; this is encoded by the coding sequence ATGAGCGGGAGACAAGACATGGGCGATACGGGGCTGCTGGCGCAGTTGATGGGGCAGGCGGCGGACGATGGCGCCGACCTGCAGACGCTGCGCGCGATTGCGGAGGAGGCGGGCGAGCTGGGCGCGACGCGGGCGATGGCCAGGATCGGGCTGTCGGATGCGGCGGCGGCGGGCGACGTGCAGGAGCTGCGCGAGCTGTTGAAGGCGTGGCGCGATGCCAAGCGCTCGGCGCTGCGGGCGGCGGTGGCGTGGGTGATGCGGATGGCGTTCGCGCTGCTGCTGGTCGGGATCGCGGTCAAGACCGGGTGGCCTGAGTGGGCGCGGTGA
- a CDS encoding glutathione S-transferase family protein: MKIYGSTISPFVRKAVVFAEEKGLAVELVPTAPGDTSPAFRAISPFGQIPALVDGDYTLADSTAIVTYLEAKHAEPALIPADPQARGRVIWFDELADTIVFGVGRAMLFNRVVGPLFRGGAGDAAVADAAERDQWPAILAYVNGAIGGRAFLVGDTLTLADIAIASAFGSALHACAPVDAAAYPDLARYLDAMLARPAFATRLAGERAFIQRAREKVSA, encoded by the coding sequence ATGAAGATATACGGATCGACCATCTCGCCCTTCGTGCGCAAGGCGGTCGTCTTTGCCGAGGAAAAGGGGCTGGCGGTCGAGCTGGTCCCGACCGCGCCGGGGGACACCTCCCCGGCGTTCCGCGCGATCAGCCCGTTCGGTCAGATTCCGGCGCTGGTCGATGGCGACTACACGCTGGCCGATTCGACCGCGATCGTCACCTATCTGGAGGCGAAGCATGCCGAACCGGCGCTGATCCCCGCCGATCCGCAGGCCAGGGGGCGGGTGATCTGGTTCGATGAACTGGCGGATACGATTGTGTTTGGGGTCGGGCGGGCGATGCTGTTCAACCGGGTGGTCGGACCGTTGTTTCGCGGCGGCGCGGGCGATGCGGCGGTGGCGGATGCGGCGGAGCGCGACCAGTGGCCGGCGATCCTCGCCTATGTGAACGGCGCGATCGGGGGCCGGGCGTTCCTGGTCGGCGATACGCTGACGCTGGCCGATATCGCGATCGCCAGCGCGTTCGGCAGCGCGCTGCATGCGTGCGCGCCGGTCGATGCGGCGGCCTATCCGGATCTGGCGCGCTATCTGGACGCGATGCTGGCACGGCCCGCCTTTGCCACGCGGCTGGCGGGGGAGCGGGCGTTTATTCAACGCGCGCGTGAAAAGGTTTCGGCATGA
- the dapF gene encoding diaminopimelate epimerase gives MKFAFVKCHGSGNDFPLIDAREMALSDGEWARVARALADRAGDVGGDGLLLLTGSDQGSIFGMRMFNPDGSEAETCLNGLRCTARLGFEVTGAGEGQVRLKTSVAQARAVAPIASGVTTIETRVGPVSLNPGDVGLTVGDAPFVDAVIPGLPSARRFTAVAMPNPHLVAFVEAVDEAELVALGDWCEAAPALIPTRANVSFVEVRETEHAPALFVRTYERGVGLTNSCGSAMAASTHAAARTGRIGWGVETRVFNRGGMVRAKADADGVVTIAGNATFEWDGEIEVDPATGGVGALRIVARREEEVAAWEGMLAGL, from the coding sequence ATGAAGTTCGCGTTTGTGAAGTGCCATGGGTCGGGGAATGATTTTCCGTTGATCGATGCGCGGGAGATGGCGCTGTCCGATGGCGAGTGGGCGCGGGTGGCGCGGGCGCTGGCGGACCGGGCGGGGGATGTCGGGGGTGACGGGCTGTTGCTGCTAACCGGTTCGGACCAGGGCAGTATCTTTGGGATGCGGATGTTCAATCCCGATGGGTCGGAGGCGGAGACGTGCCTGAACGGGCTGCGCTGTACCGCGCGGCTGGGGTTCGAGGTGACGGGGGCCGGCGAAGGCCAGGTGCGGTTGAAGACCAGCGTCGCACAGGCGCGCGCGGTGGCGCCGATCGCGAGCGGGGTGACCACGATCGAGACGAGGGTCGGGCCGGTATCGCTCAACCCCGGCGATGTCGGACTGACGGTCGGCGACGCGCCGTTCGTCGATGCGGTGATCCCCGGCCTGCCGAGCGCGCGGCGCTTTACCGCGGTGGCGATGCCCAATCCGCATCTGGTGGCGTTCGTCGAGGCGGTGGACGAGGCGGAGCTGGTCGCACTGGGCGACTGGTGCGAGGCGGCGCCGGCGCTGATTCCGACGCGGGCCAATGTCAGCTTCGTCGAGGTGCGCGAGACCGAGCATGCGCCCGCGCTGTTCGTGCGCACCTATGAGCGCGGGGTGGGGCTGACCAACAGCTGCGGCAGCGCGATGGCGGCGTCGACCCATGCGGCGGCGCGGACGGGCCGGATCGGCTGGGGCGTGGAGACGCGGGTCTTCAATCGCGGCGGCATGGTGCGGGCCAAGGCCGATGCGGACGGCGTGGTGACGATCGCGGGCAATGCGACGTTCGAGTGGGACGGGGAGATCGAGGTCGATCCGGCGACCGGCGGCGTGGGGGCGCTGCGGATCGTGGCGCGGCGGGAGGAGGAGGTTGCGGCCTGGGAAGGGATGCTGGCGGGGTTGTGA
- the ptsP gene encoding phosphoenolpyruvate--protein phosphotransferase yields the protein MPVSATASAREILTNLHDVMASRSPAQAKLNSVVRIIAEALDSEVCSIYLLREGLLELFATVGLSQEAVHVTKLAPGEGLVGTIVANVETLNLAEAATHPDFAYRPETGEEIYHSFAGVPIIRRERAVGVLAVQHADPRRYADVEIEALQTVAMVLSELIANADLIDATGAPSTRPQATGAVRVPGFKLVEGMAAGVAVFHQPRIVIEHTVAEDVEAERHRVYAAFDKMRDQIERMSNQAEFGVGGEHDEVLATYKMFAYDEGWARRINEAIDSGLTAEAAIERVQQRTRMRMREIKDPLLADRMHDLEDLSNRLLRIVSGQLGTAAQMGLRQDTILIARNLGPAELLEYDRRRLKGVVLEEGSLTAHVVIVARAMGVPVLGRVRDIRRLIAEGDRLLLNSVEDLLVIRPTPAMEEAFEAKLALTQKRRAAFAAMKGEPPVTKDGHRVTMMVNAGLRDDVAALDLTGADGIGLFRTEFQFLVSATLPQRERQQRLYRDVLDVAGDRPVVFRTVDIGGDKALPYLDHAEGHDEENPAMGWRALRLALGREGLMKAQARALIEAASGRTLNVMFPMVSEPWEFDEARALFEAQREWLRGRGKPLPTDIRYGAMLEVPALADVLDFLWPSLDFLSIGTNDLTQFLFAADRADPRLALRYDWLSPAILRFLRRVTKAAQEAGKPVAVCGEMGGRPLEAMALIALGIDRLSITPAAVGPVKAMLRSLDRGAAMAEIDRLLATPARTLRPALEDWAKTNGVELS from the coding sequence ATGCCCGTCTCGGCCACCGCCTCCGCCCGCGAAATCCTGACGAACCTTCACGACGTGATGGCGTCGCGAAGTCCGGCGCAGGCGAAGCTCAACTCGGTCGTCCGCATCATCGCCGAGGCGCTGGATAGCGAGGTCTGCTCGATCTACCTGCTGCGCGAAGGGCTGCTCGAACTCTTCGCCACGGTCGGCCTGTCGCAGGAGGCGGTGCACGTCACCAAGCTGGCGCCCGGCGAAGGCCTCGTCGGCACCATCGTCGCCAATGTCGAAACGCTGAACCTGGCCGAGGCCGCGACCCATCCCGACTTCGCCTATCGGCCGGAGACGGGCGAGGAAATCTATCACAGCTTCGCCGGCGTGCCGATCATCCGCCGCGAGCGCGCGGTCGGGGTGCTGGCGGTGCAGCATGCCGATCCGCGCCGCTATGCCGATGTCGAGATCGAGGCGTTGCAGACCGTCGCGATGGTGCTGTCCGAACTGATCGCCAATGCCGACCTGATCGACGCGACCGGCGCGCCCTCCACCCGGCCGCAGGCGACCGGCGCGGTGCGCGTGCCCGGCTTCAAGCTGGTCGAGGGGATGGCGGCGGGCGTCGCGGTCTTCCACCAGCCGCGCATCGTCATCGAACATACCGTGGCCGAGGATGTCGAGGCGGAGCGCCACCGCGTCTATGCCGCGTTCGACAAGATGCGCGACCAGATCGAACGCATGTCGAACCAGGCCGAATTCGGCGTCGGCGGCGAACATGACGAGGTGCTCGCGACCTACAAGATGTTCGCCTATGACGAGGGTTGGGCGCGCCGGATCAACGAGGCGATCGACAGCGGCCTGACCGCCGAGGCGGCGATCGAGCGCGTGCAGCAGCGCACCCGGATGCGGATGCGCGAGATCAAGGATCCGTTGCTCGCCGACCGGATGCACGATCTGGAGGACCTGTCCAACCGCCTGCTGCGCATCGTGTCGGGCCAGCTCGGCACCGCCGCGCAAATGGGCCTGCGGCAGGACACGATCCTGATCGCCCGCAATCTCGGTCCTGCCGAACTGCTCGAATATGACCGCCGCCGTCTGAAAGGGGTCGTGCTGGAGGAAGGGTCGCTGACCGCGCATGTCGTCATCGTCGCCCGTGCGATGGGCGTGCCGGTCCTGGGCCGCGTCCGCGACATCCGCCGCCTGATCGCGGAGGGCGACCGGCTGCTGCTCAATTCGGTCGAGGACCTGCTGGTCATCCGTCCGACCCCGGCGATGGAGGAGGCGTTCGAGGCCAAGCTGGCGCTGACCCAGAAGCGCCGCGCCGCCTTCGCCGCGATGAAGGGCGAGCCGCCGGTCACGAAGGACGGCCACCGCGTCACGATGATGGTCAATGCGGGGCTGCGCGACGACGTCGCCGCGCTCGACCTGACCGGCGCCGACGGCATCGGCCTGTTCCGCACCGAATTCCAGTTCCTCGTGTCCGCCACCCTGCCCCAGCGCGAGCGCCAGCAGCGCCTGTACCGCGACGTGTTGGACGTCGCCGGCGACCGCCCGGTCGTGTTCCGGACGGTCGATATCGGCGGCGACAAGGCGCTGCCCTATCTCGACCATGCCGAGGGGCATGACGAGGAAAACCCGGCGATGGGCTGGCGCGCGCTGCGCCTCGCCCTCGGCCGCGAAGGGCTGATGAAGGCGCAGGCCCGCGCCCTGATCGAGGCGGCGTCGGGCCGCACCCTCAACGTCATGTTCCCGATGGTCAGCGAACCCTGGGAATTCGACGAAGCACGCGCCCTGTTCGAGGCGCAGCGCGAATGGCTGCGCGGGCGCGGCAAGCCGTTGCCGACCGACATCCGCTACGGTGCGATGCTCGAGGTGCCGGCCCTTGCCGACGTGCTCGATTTCCTGTGGCCCAGCCTCGATTTCCTGTCGATCGGCACCAACGACCTGACGCAGTTCCTCTTCGCCGCCGACCGCGCCGACCCGCGCCTCGCGCTGCGCTACGACTGGCTCAGCCCGGCGATCCTGCGCTTCCTGCGCCGGGTGACGAAGGCGGCGCAGGAAGCGGGCAAGCCCGTCGCCGTCTGCGGCGAGATGGGCGGGCGTCCCTTGGAGGCCATGGCGCTGATCGCACTCGGCATCGACCGCCTGTCGATCACCCCCGCCGCTGTCGGCCCGGTCAAGGCAATGCTCCGCTCGCTAGACCGCGGGGCAGCAATGGCCGAAATCGACCGTCTGCTGGCGACCCCCGCCAGAACCCTCCGCCCCGCCCTCGAAGACTGGGCAAAAACCAACGGCGTAGAACTGTCCTAA
- a CDS encoding phage portal protein, which yields MKWFGRRSGRDGVRPVLARGGATLWRDGSGPAAGDWAQGYEAQLREAYLGNPIAQRAVRIVAEGLASLPVKGDARAVALVAARSAGQDLLESVAAQLLLHGNAYVQIIDDGAGGIGELYALRPERVTVEADATGWPVAYRYRVGERVLRILGEGEGGRPGLVHLRGFHPLDDHYGLGCLGVAAGAVAIHNQAARWNKALLDNAARPSGALVHDPGDGGVLSGEQFERLRAQMDDAFAGAANAGRPMLLDGGLKWQAMSLTPADMDFVGLKAQAAREIALAFGVPPMLLGLPGDNTFANYREANRALWRQTIVPLGNRVLGAIGQGIDGWLGTGALEIEVEAIPALSDERDQLWTRVAGADFLSDDEKRALVGM from the coding sequence ATGAAATGGTTCGGACGCAGGTCCGGGCGCGATGGCGTGCGTCCGGTGTTGGCGCGCGGTGGCGCGACCTTGTGGCGCGACGGCAGCGGGCCGGCGGCGGGGGATTGGGCGCAGGGCTATGAGGCGCAGCTGCGCGAGGCGTATCTGGGCAATCCGATCGCACAGCGCGCGGTGCGGATCGTCGCCGAAGGGCTGGCGTCGCTGCCGGTGAAGGGCGACGCGCGGGCCGTGGCTTTGGTCGCGGCGCGGTCGGCGGGGCAGGATTTGCTGGAGAGCGTGGCGGCGCAGCTGCTGCTGCATGGCAATGCCTATGTCCAGATCATCGACGATGGCGCGGGCGGGATCGGCGAGCTCTATGCGCTGCGCCCCGAGCGGGTGACGGTCGAGGCGGATGCGACCGGGTGGCCGGTCGCCTATCGCTACCGGGTGGGCGAGCGGGTGCTGCGGATCTTGGGCGAGGGTGAGGGCGGTCGGCCGGGGCTGGTCCATCTGCGCGGCTTTCATCCGCTGGACGATCATTATGGGCTTGGGTGCCTGGGCGTGGCGGCGGGGGCGGTGGCGATCCACAACCAGGCGGCGCGGTGGAACAAGGCGCTGCTCGACAATGCCGCGCGGCCTTCGGGCGCGTTGGTCCATGATCCGGGCGATGGCGGGGTGCTGTCGGGCGAGCAGTTCGAACGGCTGCGCGCGCAGATGGACGATGCCTTTGCCGGCGCGGCCAATGCCGGGCGGCCGATGCTGCTCGACGGCGGCCTCAAATGGCAGGCGATGAGCCTGACCCCGGCGGACATGGATTTCGTAGGGTTGAAGGCGCAGGCGGCGCGCGAGATCGCGCTGGCGTTCGGGGTGCCGCCGATGCTGCTGGGGCTGCCGGGGGACAATACCTTTGCGAACTATCGCGAGGCGAACCGGGCGCTGTGGCGGCAGACGATCGTGCCGCTGGGCAACCGGGTGCTGGGCGCGATCGGGCAGGGGATCGATGGCTGGCTGGGGACGGGGGCGCTGGAAATCGAGGTCGAGGCGATTCCGGCGCTCTCCGACGAGCGCGACCAGTTGTGGACGCGGGTCGCGGGGGCGGATTTCCTCAGCGATGACGAGAAGCGGGCGTTGGTGGGGATGTGA
- a CDS encoding helix-turn-helix domain-containing protein, which translates to MITAIREVRRAQGLTLEEVAIRCVPPTTAQTIGRLETGTRTVSVGWLNRIAAALAVDAADLVRLPERPDLPVAAILDGAGASAPRRAMSVTPPRSEGDLIAIIVQATTGDYRAGDMIWCRRLAPADYIAALHRDVLAPAPAGRFAFGRLLAFDGDMVSILPATLGASPVALRCAWIAVAERLVRNL; encoded by the coding sequence ATGATCACCGCCATCCGCGAAGTCCGCCGCGCACAGGGACTGACGCTGGAGGAGGTCGCGATCCGCTGCGTACCGCCCACGACGGCGCAGACCATCGGCCGCCTCGAAACCGGCACCCGCACCGTCTCGGTCGGCTGGCTCAACCGCATCGCGGCCGCGCTTGCGGTCGATGCCGCCGATCTCGTCCGCTTGCCCGAACGCCCCGACCTGCCCGTCGCCGCGATCCTCGACGGCGCCGGGGCCAGCGCTCCCCGCCGCGCGATGAGCGTCACCCCGCCGCGCAGCGAAGGCGACCTGATCGCGATCATCGTGCAGGCGACCACCGGCGACTATCGCGCGGGCGACATGATCTGGTGCCGCCGCCTCGCCCCCGCCGATTACATCGCCGCGCTCCACCGCGACGTGCTGGCCCCCGCGCCTGCCGGCCGCTTCGCCTTCGGCCGGCTGCTCGCGTTCGATGGCGACATGGTATCGATCCTCCCCGCGACGCTCGGCGCCAGCCCGGTGGCCCTGCGTTGCGCCTGGATCGCGGTGGCCGAACGGCTGGTGCGGAACCTCTAG
- a CDS encoding DUF6456 domain-containing protein produces the protein MATPSLNWQVEAGLRELVERRLADGRVRDEPGGRRVQVNLRESPLDWLRSRSLVDARQYEAGERLRGDYERAALGPRVTMRWDGAPRGAKGVPGDPSGGQVAAKARFDAAVAAVGPGLSDILWRTVCANEGLPAAEKALGWPARAGRLVLTLALDRLAAHYRLNV, from the coding sequence ATGGCAACCCCGTCACTCAATTGGCAGGTGGAGGCGGGTTTGCGCGAACTGGTGGAGCGGCGGCTGGCGGACGGACGGGTGCGCGACGAGCCGGGCGGGCGGCGGGTGCAGGTGAACCTGCGCGAATCGCCGCTCGACTGGCTGCGGTCGCGGTCGCTGGTCGATGCGCGGCAATATGAGGCGGGCGAGCGGCTGCGCGGCGATTATGAGCGCGCGGCGCTGGGGCCGCGGGTGACGATGCGCTGGGACGGTGCGCCGCGGGGGGCGAAGGGGGTTCCGGGCGATCCGTCGGGCGGACAGGTCGCGGCCAAGGCCCGGTTCGACGCGGCGGTGGCGGCGGTCGGGCCGGGGCTGTCGGACATCTTGTGGCGGACGGTATGCGCGAACGAAGGGCTGCCGGCGGCGGAGAAGGCGCTGGGATGGCCGGCGCGGGCCGGGCGGCTGGTGCTTACGCTGGCGCTCGATCGGCTGGCGGCGCATTACCGGCTGAATGTATGA
- a CDS encoding DUF2339 domain-containing protein, whose amino-acid sequence MTIVLLLAVIALSIALARLHRRVAALEARLVAPTPPIVRPEEAAPVPARPPASPTAPRPRPTIARPSRPRIDFETLVGSRLPVWIGGLALVVGGIFLVRLSIEAGWLPPAIRTVLAALFACVLLAGSEGARRISATRDDPRIAQVLAGAGIASAYATLYLAAALYHLIGPATGFAIMLGVTALGLFLALRHGPPTAVMALVGGFAAPLVAGYDAAGIGALLVYLGLFVAALLALAIVRGWAWLALSALVAAFGWVGLLIALVPPASLGGIGVFLIALAIGGSLAAPRAAIARPWLRAAPVIVALVQMLALAPMLDFSALAWSFYLTLSAAALFLAWRDTTLLPAAIGAALLVTLLVALGLVQGSNATPLALPVALLLFGAGGGAASRRAPGWAVVALAGTAAPLLVAQIVAPSLLPPIGWALADLALALAAAFPAHRHRDRAGRGDLGLVGGVAVAALGLGLAVAAILPPAFAMLAPLAALGILLAAARFDPAIPQSLALFLVIVLLALALPPLSDVAQALAVSMIWEELPYLHLPPAGDAARLLVIPALALLGAGRWQRDLFGPARRIILPATAAIAIAGLYVLLKQPLAVATPDAFRSRGFIERAVLTDLTLIAGGLLWFRHRPLAMALVALALARILWFDLLGLNPAWVPQEVGALPILNAVTLHLALASAIVWRLTGLPRRSLIAALLTLAATLATIRQIAQGSLLTGPVGLSENGGYSAAMLVLAILWLWRGIARHSADLRRFGLTLLTLTTLKVFLIDASALEGVLRILSFMALGGALIGIGWAYRRFVIVTAPARSPSPPPTPVS is encoded by the coding sequence GTGACGATAGTCCTCCTCCTCGCCGTGATCGCCCTGTCGATCGCGCTGGCCCGGTTGCACCGGCGCGTCGCGGCGCTGGAGGCGCGGCTGGTCGCTCCCACGCCCCCCATCGTCCGGCCGGAGGAGGCGGCACCCGTTCCCGCCCGGCCGCCGGCATCGCCAACCGCGCCCCGCCCCCGCCCGACCATCGCCCGCCCATCCCGCCCGAGGATCGACTTCGAAACGCTGGTCGGCAGCCGGTTGCCGGTGTGGATCGGCGGGCTGGCACTGGTCGTCGGCGGCATCTTCCTCGTCCGCCTGTCGATCGAGGCGGGGTGGCTGCCCCCGGCGATCCGCACCGTGCTCGCCGCGCTGTTCGCCTGCGTACTGCTGGCCGGCAGCGAGGGTGCGCGCCGCATTTCCGCCACCCGCGACGATCCCCGGATCGCGCAGGTGCTGGCCGGCGCCGGCATCGCCTCGGCCTATGCCACGCTCTATCTGGCCGCCGCGCTCTATCACCTGATCGGCCCGGCGACCGGCTTTGCGATCATGCTGGGCGTCACCGCGCTCGGCCTGTTCCTCGCGCTGCGCCACGGGCCGCCGACCGCCGTCATGGCGCTGGTCGGCGGGTTCGCCGCGCCGCTGGTCGCGGGCTATGACGCCGCCGGGATCGGCGCGCTGCTCGTCTATCTCGGCCTGTTCGTCGCCGCCCTGCTGGCGCTGGCGATCGTGCGCGGCTGGGCGTGGCTGGCGCTGTCGGCGCTGGTCGCGGCGTTCGGCTGGGTCGGCCTGCTGATCGCGCTGGTCCCCCCGGCCAGCCTCGGCGGCATCGGCGTGTTCCTGATCGCGCTGGCCATCGGCGGCAGCCTCGCCGCCCCGCGTGCCGCCATCGCCCGCCCGTGGTTGCGCGCCGCGCCGGTCATCGTCGCGCTGGTGCAGATGCTGGCGCTGGCCCCGATGCTCGACTTTTCCGCTCTGGCGTGGAGCTTCTACCTCACCCTCTCCGCCGCCGCGCTGTTCCTCGCATGGCGCGACACCACGCTGCTGCCCGCCGCGATCGGCGCAGCCCTCCTCGTCACCCTGCTCGTCGCGCTCGGGCTGGTGCAGGGCAGCAATGCGACGCCGCTGGCGCTGCCTGTCGCGCTGCTCTTGTTCGGCGCGGGCGGAGGCGCCGCCTCGCGCCGCGCGCCCGGCTGGGCCGTCGTCGCGCTGGCCGGCACCGCCGCGCCGTTGCTGGTGGCGCAGATCGTCGCGCCGTCGCTCCTGCCCCCCATCGGCTGGGCGCTCGCCGACCTAGCCCTAGCGCTCGCCGCAGCCTTCCCCGCCCACCGCCACCGCGACCGCGCCGGACGGGGGGATCTGGGGCTGGTCGGCGGCGTCGCCGTTGCCGCGCTTGGGCTGGGCCTCGCCGTCGCCGCGATCCTGCCGCCCGCCTTCGCCATGCTCGCCCCGCTGGCCGCGCTCGGCATCCTGCTCGCCGCCGCCCGGTTCGACCCTGCCATCCCGCAAAGCCTCGCCCTCTTCCTGGTGATCGTCCTGCTCGCCCTCGCCCTGCCGCCGCTGTCGGACGTCGCGCAGGCGCTGGCCGTCTCGATGATCTGGGAGGAACTGCCCTATCTCCACCTCCCCCCGGCCGGCGACGCGGCGCGCCTGCTGGTGATCCCGGCGCTCGCCCTGCTCGGCGCAGGTCGGTGGCAACGCGATCTTTTCGGCCCCGCCCGCCGCATCATCCTGCCGGCAACCGCTGCGATCGCCATCGCCGGCCTCTACGTCCTGCTCAAACAGCCGCTCGCCGTCGCCACCCCCGATGCATTCCGCAGCCGGGGCTTCATCGAACGCGCCGTCCTGACCGACCTGACACTGATCGCCGGCGGGTTGCTCTGGTTCCGCCACCGCCCGCTGGCCATGGCGCTGGTGGCGCTGGCCCTTGCGCGCATCCTGTGGTTCGACCTGCTCGGCCTCAACCCGGCATGGGTTCCGCAGGAAGTCGGCGCGCTCCCGATCCTCAACGCCGTCACGCTCCACCTCGCCCTCGCCTCCGCGATCGTCTGGCGCCTGACCGGCCTGCCGCGCCGCAGCCTGATCGCCGCGTTGCTCACCCTCGCCGCGACGCTGGCCACCATCCGGCAGATCGCGCAAGGAAGCCTCCTCACCGGCCCGGTCGGCCTGAGCGAGAATGGCGGCTATTCGGCGGCGATGCTGGTGCTGGCGATCCTGTGGCTGTGGCGCGGCATCGCGCGGCACAGCGCCGACCTGCGCCGCTTCGGCCTGACGCTGCTGACGCTCACCACGCTCAAAGTCTTCCTGATCGACGCCTCTGCGCTCGAAGGGGTGCTGCGCATCCTCTCGTTCATGGCACTGGGCGGCGCGCTGATCGGGATCGGCTGGGCGTACCGGCGGTTCGTGATAGTGACGGCACCGGCCCGCTCCCCCTCCCCGCCACCCACGCCAGTATCCTGA
- a CDS encoding DNA-packaging protein gives MSGIDPLVAAMTELSDAQLERFLMKVTPHRRSELATRFRLWAHDGQTIADNDWTVWLIQAGRGFGKTRAGAEWVCARAAEQGDLRIALVGATRRDVESVMVRGPAGVLAIGRHYGSVTYRPSRGVVEFGSGAEAHVFAAESPDGLRGPEHHIAWCDELAKWRNADATWDNLMMGMRAGERPQTLVTTTPRVIPLLRRIRGMPGVRITGGRSRDNRHLAESYFAQIEGAYAGTRLGRQELEGELIEDVADALWSRAMIEERRVDAVPTLVRVVIGVDPPAGIGGDACGIVAVGKGADGYAYVLEDASVSGLSPEGWASAVAACAARHGADRVVAESNQGGAMVASVLRAADAGLPVRLVHASRGKAARAEPVVALYEGRRAFHVGAFPALEDELCGLVAGGGYEGPGRSPDRADALVWAMFELMLGGKGRLWFGFCEFWGGVGVVGTGFSTGASRQARSCSN, from the coding sequence ATGAGCGGCATCGACCCGCTGGTCGCGGCCATGACCGAATTGAGCGACGCACAGCTCGAACGCTTTCTGATGAAGGTCACGCCGCATCGGCGCAGCGAACTGGCGACGCGCTTCAGGCTGTGGGCGCATGACGGACAGACGATCGCGGACAATGACTGGACGGTGTGGCTGATCCAGGCGGGGCGGGGGTTCGGCAAGACCCGCGCCGGGGCCGAATGGGTGTGCGCGCGGGCGGCGGAGCAGGGCGATTTGCGCATCGCACTGGTCGGGGCGACCCGGCGCGATGTCGAGAGCGTCATGGTGCGCGGGCCGGCGGGGGTGCTGGCGATCGGGCGGCATTACGGGTCGGTCACCTATCGTCCCTCGCGCGGCGTCGTGGAGTTCGGATCGGGGGCGGAGGCGCATGTCTTTGCCGCCGAAAGCCCCGACGGGCTGCGCGGGCCGGAGCATCATATCGCGTGGTGCGACGAGCTGGCGAAATGGCGCAACGCCGATGCGACCTGGGACAATCTGATGATGGGGATGCGGGCCGGGGAGCGGCCGCAGACGCTGGTCACGACCACGCCGCGCGTGATCCCGCTGCTCAGGCGGATACGGGGGATGCCGGGGGTGCGGATCACCGGCGGGCGGTCGCGCGACAACCGGCATCTGGCGGAGAGTTACTTCGCGCAGATCGAGGGGGCCTATGCCGGCACGCGGCTGGGGCGGCAGGAGCTGGAGGGCGAGCTGATCGAGGATGTCGCGGACGCGCTGTGGTCGCGCGCGATGATCGAGGAGCGGCGGGTGGACGCGGTGCCGACTTTGGTGCGGGTGGTGATCGGCGTCGATCCGCCGGCCGGGATCGGCGGCGATGCGTGCGGGATCGTCGCGGTCGGCAAGGGTGCGGACGGATACGCCTATGTACTGGAGGATGCGAGCGTGTCGGGCCTGTCGCCCGAGGGCTGGGCATCGGCGGTCGCGGCGTGCGCGGCGCGGCATGGCGCAGACCGGGTGGTGGCGGAATCGAACCAGGGCGGGGCGATGGTCGCCAGCGTGCTGCGCGCGGCGGATGCCGGATTGCCGGTGCGGCTGGTCCATGCGTCGCGGGGCAAGGCCGCGCGGGCCGAGCCGGTGGTGGCGCTATATGAAGGCAGGCGGGCGTTTCATGTGGGGGCGTTTCCGGCGTTGGAGGACGAGCTGTGCGGGCTGGTGGCCGGCGGCGGGTATGAGGGGCCGGGGCGGTCGCCGGATCGGGCGGATGCGCTGGTGTGGGCGATGTTCGAGCTGATGCTGGGGGGGAAGGGGAGGCTGTGGTTCGGGTTTTGTGAGTTTTGGGGTGGCGTTGGGGTCGTGGGGACGGGGTTCTCGACGGGCGCTTCTCGACAGGCTCGAAGCTGCTCGAACTGA